One Lytechinus pictus isolate F3 Inbred chromosome 12, Lp3.0, whole genome shotgun sequence genomic region harbors:
- the LOC129273334 gene encoding uroporphyrinogen-III synthase-like isoform X1, with translation MNTLLLRSAQENDTKDKYQESFRETDVDCVSVSPIGFEFINLETLYAHISHPEDHSGLIFSSPRTVQSVALCLKKHDENNEWDARLRDEWNKLPAFSVGTSTGGEVRKLGLHPVGEDSGNAENLCRIILEAVKSGSKPLLYPCGTMRREVIPKTLQKEGIPFREDVVYQTIPNPDLEKELSKYLQAKGSPFCIVFFSPSGVQYSKDVLHKFKSDLQNTKFLAIGRTTQTAMEEHGYMVAGVAEKPNPIALLQAIKQCHDGSDS, from the exons ATGAATACTTTGCTATTGAGGTCTGCCCAGGAAAATGATACAAAGGACAAATATCAGGAG TCATTTCGAGAAACAGACGTAGACTGTGTCTCTGTGTCACCCATTGGCTTTGAGTTCATCAACCTTGAAACCCTGTATGCTCATATCTCACATCCTGAAGATCACTCGGGACTCATCTTTTCAAGTCCAAGAACGGTCCAATCAGTGGCTCTCTGTCTCAAGAAACATGATGAGAATAATG AATGGGATGCAAGATTGAGGGATGAATGGAATAAACTTCCTGCCTTCAGTGTAGGAACATCTACAGGAGGAGAAGTGAGGAAACTAGGCCTTCATCCTGTAGGAGAAGACTCTGGAAATGCTGAAAATCTTTGTCGTATTATCTTAGAAG CTGTCAAGTCTGGATCAAAACCACTTCTCTATCCCTGTGGTACAATGAGAAGAGAAGTTATCCCCAAAACATTACAGAAAGAAG GAATCCCCTTTAGAGAAGATGTGGTGTACCAAACCATTCCCAACCCAGATCTAGAAAAAGAACTGTCAAAATACCTGCAAGCTAAG GGTTCACCATTCTGCATAGTGTTCTTCAGTCCGTCCGGAGTTCAGTATTCCAAAGATGTGCTTCACAAATTCAAATCTGACTTACAGAATACAAAG TTCTTGGCTATTGGTAGGACTACCCAAACTGCAATGGAGGAGCATGGGTATATGGTTGCTGGTGTTGCGGAGAAGCCCAACCCAATAGCATTGCTTCAAGCAATCAAACAATGTCACGATGGATCAGATTCATAA
- the LOC129273334 gene encoding uroporphyrinogen-III synthase-like isoform X2 has product MNTLLLRSAQENDTKDKYQESFRETDVDCVSVSPIGFEFINLETLYAHISHPEDHSGLIFSSPRTVQSVALCLKKHDENNEWDARLRDEWNKLPAFSVGTSTGGEVRKLGLHPVGEDSGNAENLCRIILEAVKSGSKPLLYPCGTMRREVIPKTLQKEELPVTYRVVSSAYMITFPSFRTRTTSSMNIKKRRGPRSEPWGTPMERERSFDIVCLIETCCFLFVR; this is encoded by the exons ATGAATACTTTGCTATTGAGGTCTGCCCAGGAAAATGATACAAAGGACAAATATCAGGAG TCATTTCGAGAAACAGACGTAGACTGTGTCTCTGTGTCACCCATTGGCTTTGAGTTCATCAACCTTGAAACCCTGTATGCTCATATCTCACATCCTGAAGATCACTCGGGACTCATCTTTTCAAGTCCAAGAACGGTCCAATCAGTGGCTCTCTGTCTCAAGAAACATGATGAGAATAATG AATGGGATGCAAGATTGAGGGATGAATGGAATAAACTTCCTGCCTTCAGTGTAGGAACATCTACAGGAGGAGAAGTGAGGAAACTAGGCCTTCATCCTGTAGGAGAAGACTCTGGAAATGCTGAAAATCTTTGTCGTATTATCTTAGAAG CTGTCAAGTCTGGATCAAAACCACTTCTCTATCCCTGTGGTACAATGAGAAGAGAAGTTATCCCCAAAACATTACAGAAAGAAG AACTACCGGTGACATACAGAGTGGTATCATCTGCGTACATGATTACATTTCCATCCTTTAGGACACGGACCACATCGtcaatgaatatcaaaaaaagaaGAGGTCCTAGGAGCGAGCCTTGGGGAACTCCAATGGAAAGGGAACGTTCATTTGATATAGTTTGTCTTATTGAAACTTGTTGTTTTCTATTCGTAAGATAG
- the LOC129273337 gene encoding BRCA2 and CDKN1A-interacting protein-like, with protein sequence MATYPKKKRVDLEEKETDSSDGQEEMDDENIGDDDDDFLESSDEEVNEEVEIEFEAFPPQDNDFHGIKRLLQHLFSRTKVNTSQLTDLILSQNHVGCVLKQSDDQLVEESDSDDDNDDDVFGFTTVLNIIEKKNTECIQEIHKLIVDKCSTCNSEAEVNELSQILGDDSRNVGLLLCERFVNIPPQLAPPLHSSLQNDIRIAGAKNPQMKFDYYLLMSRAYQQPQLPSSKKKTKAQDINEWIFTNAEDGIFFKESVLTLHYPSQIDQAGAVDGKWKDDDTEMKTFRVVMVVPASKMNNILAEIQEAFAV encoded by the exons ATGGCGACTTACCCGAAGAAAAAACGTGTTGATCTGGAGGAAAAAGAGACCGATTCCAGCGATGGTCAGGAGGAAATGGACGATGAGAATATCggagatgatgacgatgacttTTTAGAATCCTCTGATGAAGAAGTAAATGAG GAAGTTGAGATTGAATTTGAAGCATTTCCCCCTCAAGATAACGACTTTCATGGCATCAAGCGTCTTCTTCAGCAT cTTTTTTCAAGGACCAAAGTAAACACCAGTCAACTCACTGATCTCATACTATCCCAGAACCATGTTGGTTGTGTATTAAAG CAAAGTGATGATCAACTTGTAGAAGAGAGTGattctgatgatgataatgatgatgatgtttttgGATTCACGACAGTACTGAACATTATTGAGAAGAAG AACACTGAATGCATCCAAGAAATTCACAAGCTCATTGTGGATAAATGTTCCACATGCAACTCAGAAGcggaggtcaatgaactctccCAGATTCTTGGGGATGATTCCCGGAACGTCGGTCTTCTGCTGTGTGAACGCTTCGTCAACATCCCTCCTCAACTTGCTCCTCCTCTTCATAGTAGCCTTCA AAATGACATAAGAATAGCAGGAGCAAAAAACCCACAGATGAAGTTTGACTACTATCTCTTAATGAGCAGAGCATACCAGCAACCACAGCTTCCATCTTCAAAGAAAAAGACTAAAGCTCAAGACATCAATGAATGGATTTTTACCAACGCTGAAGATGGTATCTTTTTCAAA GAGTCTGTCCTCACCCTACACTACCCAAGTCAAATTGACCAGGCCGGAGCTGTCGATGGGAAATGGAAGGATGACGATACAGAGATGAAAACATTTAGAGTCGTCATGGTTGTACCTGCAAGCAAAATGAACAATATACTCGCAGAGATACAGGAGGCGTTTGCTGTATGA